A region of Drosophila suzukii chromosome 2L, CBGP_Dsuzu_IsoJpt1.0, whole genome shotgun sequence DNA encodes the following proteins:
- the Reph gene encoding uncharacterized protein Reph isoform X1, with amino-acid sequence MIKFVRQKNRENTLRASKTFMRKKRESNDSGTESDGELLDVENQRHLDVEMETSVAGQKQIAPEMMCHQQTSSSCAHLMYDQHSSEEELEVINGPSSQAGQHPGGTAATGSSCASRISNRGCTSSLDTEAPYEERATTSNSKRSSSTLMVENRKRSLAHSSDDELRNSLEPILTPVNFRTSPPLEAFKPNRSHMMFRSTTPLILSEARCGIENIKLCDNSVNEENGDNGGGGNGSKCAKIGVAGATGTGNGGNENEPSVIKACSSSLKMSNSSHHIYQPQPKYSFHYNSSRSSPASTTGLDMEVRSVSPPAKLFHCAISPRRRPSNNATTISPPSSASASASASAASTTTTHNAANSAGNAANVTAVATQRLQRPHRPCLDFDKMQQVSL; translated from the exons ATGATAAAGTTTGTCAGGCAGAAAAATCGAGAAAACACACTAAGGGCATCCAAAACTTTTATGCGTAAAAAG CGTGAATCGAATGACTCTGGCACAGAATCTGATGGTGAACTCCTCGATGTGGAAAACCAACGTCACTTAGACGTGGAAATGGAAACTA GTGTTGCTGGCCAAAAACAAATCGCTCCTGAAATGATGTGTCACCAGCAGACGTCGTCATCCTGTGCCCATCTCATGTACGACCAGCACAGTTCCGAGGAGGAGTTGGAGGTGATCAACGGGCCGTCCTCGCAGGCGGGACAGCATCCCGGCGGAACGGCGGCCACGGGCTCCTCGTGCGCCTCCCGAATCTCGAACCGCGGATGCACTTCCTCGCTGGACACGGAGGCGCCCTACGAGGAGCGGGCCACCACCTCCAACTCCAAGCGCTCCAGCTCCACGTTGATGGTGGAGAACCGCAAGCGATCGCTGGCCCACAGCTCCGACGACGAG TTGCGCAACTCGCTGGAGCCGATCTTGACGCCCGTGAATTTTCGCACATCGCCGCCATTGGAGGCATTCAAGCCAAATCGTAGCCATATGATGTTCCGCTCCACAACGCCACTGATATTATCGGAGGCCCGATGTGGCAtcgaaaatattaaattatgtGATAATAGTGTAAACGAGGAGAATGGCGACAACGGCGGTGGCGGCAATGGCAGCAAGTGTGCCAAGATTGGTGTGGCAGGCGCCACCGGAACCGGAAACGGTGGCAACGAGAACGAACCGAGTGTGATCAAGGCGTGCAGCAGCTCGCTGAAGATGAGCAACAGCAGCCATCACATCTACCAGCCGCAGCCAAAGTACAGTTTCCACTACAACAGCTCGCGGAGCAGTCCGGCCAGCACCACCGGACTGGACATGGAGGTGCGATCGGTCAGTCCGCCGGCGAAACTGTTCCACTGCGCCATATCGCCCAGGCGGCGACCCAGCAACAATGCCACAACAATATCACCACCATCATCcgcatctgcatctgcatctgcatcaGCCGCCTCAACAACAACGACACACAATGCTGCCAATTCCGCCGGAAATGCGGCCAACGTCACCGCCGTCGCCACCCAGAGACTGCAGCGACCGCACCGGCCGTGTTTAGATTTTGATAAGATGCAGCAGGTTAGTCTCTAA
- the LOC108004969 gene encoding uncharacterized protein → MERKEVDTQQFIDHTLLATELMNPNHFIMDLIDHTYKSEGPTNLSTNPSSGNSENGVGYVEKESLTPELNFHNTIFQFVNKSSPENDVVPNHHQQDAQPTFPALAIEPTVPIDVSTGLHEDEDLLYAHNNTSCNANARKVLPHKKRISRKLKGNIDADLEHHHQHKHVQDVAPSYSCEICGYAVHTQLDFFAHLKQHYEPTVLEQRLVVQDPQQQQQKEPLDMCGLSAQDKMQQEQAKLDQVFHDVQLNFENFHNITHHVDDVANVGVNMDKLSPVVVNTNSTPNSVPVVDDVEFSDTEDMLEGIRNVVDKVSIEDTCDELVDLELTSSGMTAPWFNNNFRDITFPALLLPGEPPPASAEQATPLLKENPHESEHLALDFLSPEKEQPQIDSKMEKSLSKAGESNEQQNLLVAPPACQTPPPPSVPPPNSSIEQLRRSPLEINEAFKLEEDDMTDSRPASPFEDGDPETEEHNESFSMEGMDSSLSEDTLSKTRRKHFCDKCNRDFNSYNALKYHQYTHNQQRSHKCDSCERSFYTQSALKAHERTHSGVKPFKCEKCDFKFRQWGDLKYHIISRHSDIKAHMCEFCGKSFSRRYSLVLHRRIHTRELNYACQHCDKTFRASSYLLSHIKVHTGERPYECSICEKKFRVSGDLKRHSRIHDPGRTNQAPAEKVKKKKAAGNNNLVPVEGDDKVAANIQHNKSDAMRDQNGQEILGL, encoded by the exons ATGGAGCGCAAGGAAGTGGACACCCAGCAGTTCATCGACCAC ACGCTGCTGGCTACGGAGCTAATGAATCCGAACCATTTCATTATGGATCTCATCGATCACACCTACAAATCAGAGGGGCCCACCAATCTGAGCACGAATCCCAGTTCCGGGAACTCCGAAAACGGAGTGGGCTACGTGGAAAAGGAATCGCTTACGCCGGAACTAAACTTCCACAATACCATCTTTCAATTTGTGAACAAGTCGTCGCCGGAAAACGATGTTGTGCCCAACCACCACCAGCAGGATGCCCAGCCCACATTTCCAGCCCTGGCCATCGAGCCCACCGTTCCCATCGACGTGTCCACGGGTCTTCACGAGGACGAGGACCTCCTGTATGCCCACAACAACACATCCTGCAATGCGAATGCCCGAAAGGTTTTGCCCCACAAGAAACGCATTTCGCGGAAGCTCAAGGGCAACATAGACGCCGACCTGGAGCACCATCACCAGCACAAGCACGTCCAGGACGTGGCTCCCTCGTACTCCTGCGAAATCTGCGGCTATGCGGTGCACACCCAGTTGGACTTCTTTGCCCATCTCAAGCAGCACTACGAACCCACCGTTCTGGAGCAACGCCTGGTGGTTCAGGatccccagcagcagcagcaaaaggAGCCTCTGGACATGTGCGGATTGTCTGCCCAGGATAAG ATGCAACAAGAGCAGGCCAAACTGGACCAGGTTTTTCATGACGTGCAGCTGAACTTTGAGAACTTCCACAACATCACTCACCACGTCGACGATGTGGCTAACGTGGGTGTCAACATGGACAAATTGAGTCCCGTGGTGGTCAACACCAATAGCACACCGAATTCTGTGCCCGTAGTCGACGATGTGGAGTTCAGCGATACGGAGGACATGCTCGAGGGCATTCGGAATGTGGTGGACAAGGTTTCGATAGAGGACACTTGCGATGAGCTAGTGGACCTTGAACTAACCTCCAGCGGAATGACGGCTCCTTGGTTCAACAACAACTTCAGAGACATCACTTTTCCGGCTCTCCTGCTGCCGGGAGAGCCGCCGCCAGCTTCTGCAGAACAGGCCACTCCACTGCTGAAAGAGAATCCCCATGAAAGCGAGCACTTGGCTTTGGACTTCCTTAGTCCCGAAAAGGAACAACCTCAGATTGATTCCAAAATGGAGAAATCTCTGTCAAAAGCAGGGGAATCAAATGAGCAGCAAAACCTGTTGGTTGCTCCACCAGCCTGTCAGACGCCACCGCCTCCCTCTGTTCCTCCACCCAATTCCTCCATCGAACAGCTGCGCAGATCTCCACTAGAGATAAATGAAGCCTTCAAACTGGAAGAGGATGATATGACGGACAGCCGACCAGCTTCGCCCTTCGAAGATGGAGATCCGGAGACTGAGGAGCACAACGAAAGCTTCTCGATGGAGGGCATGGACTCGAGTTTATCCGAGGACACGCTGAGCAAGACGAGGAGAAAGCACTTCTGCGACAAGTGCAACAGGGACTTCAACTCGTACAATGCCCTCAAGTACCATCAGTACACGCACAACCAGCAGAGATCCCACAAGTGCGACAGCTGCGAGAGATCCTTCTACACACAGAGCGCCCTGAAGGCGCACGAAAGGACAC ATTCCGGCGTAAAACCTTTTAAATGCGAGAAGTGCGACTTTAAGTTCCGGCAGTGGGGCGACCTAAAGTACCACATCATATCGCGCCACAGTGACATCAAAGCTCACATGTGTGAGTTTTGCGGAAAGAGCTTCTCTAGGAGATACTCCCTGGTTTTGCACCGTAGAATCCACACCAGGGAACTGAACTACGCCTGCCAGCACTGCGACAAAACCTTCCGGGCCAGCTCATACCTCCTCAGCCACATTAAAGTGCACACTGGGGAGCGGCCATACGAGTGCTCCATCTGCGAGAAGAAGTTCCGGGTATCAGGGGATCTCAAGCGGCATTCACGGATCCACGATCCGGGCAGAACTAACCAGGCACCTGCGGAGAAAGTCAAAAAGAAGAAGGCAGCTGGCAACAACAATCTAGTGCCAGTCGAAGGGGATGACAAGGTGGCCGCCAACATCCAACACAATAAGTCTGACGCCATGCGCGACCAAAATGGGCAGGAAATCCTGGGCTTATAG
- the Reph gene encoding uncharacterized protein Reph isoform X2 has product METSVAGQKQIAPEMMCHQQTSSSCAHLMYDQHSSEEELEVINGPSSQAGQHPGGTAATGSSCASRISNRGCTSSLDTEAPYEERATTSNSKRSSSTLMVENRKRSLAHSSDDELRNSLEPILTPVNFRTSPPLEAFKPNRSHMMFRSTTPLILSEARCGIENIKLCDNSVNEENGDNGGGGNGSKCAKIGVAGATGTGNGGNENEPSVIKACSSSLKMSNSSHHIYQPQPKYSFHYNSSRSSPASTTGLDMEVRSVSPPAKLFHCAISPRRRPSNNATTISPPSSASASASASAASTTTTHNAANSAGNAANVTAVATQRLQRPHRPCLDFDKMQQVSL; this is encoded by the exons ATGGAAACTA GTGTTGCTGGCCAAAAACAAATCGCTCCTGAAATGATGTGTCACCAGCAGACGTCGTCATCCTGTGCCCATCTCATGTACGACCAGCACAGTTCCGAGGAGGAGTTGGAGGTGATCAACGGGCCGTCCTCGCAGGCGGGACAGCATCCCGGCGGAACGGCGGCCACGGGCTCCTCGTGCGCCTCCCGAATCTCGAACCGCGGATGCACTTCCTCGCTGGACACGGAGGCGCCCTACGAGGAGCGGGCCACCACCTCCAACTCCAAGCGCTCCAGCTCCACGTTGATGGTGGAGAACCGCAAGCGATCGCTGGCCCACAGCTCCGACGACGAG TTGCGCAACTCGCTGGAGCCGATCTTGACGCCCGTGAATTTTCGCACATCGCCGCCATTGGAGGCATTCAAGCCAAATCGTAGCCATATGATGTTCCGCTCCACAACGCCACTGATATTATCGGAGGCCCGATGTGGCAtcgaaaatattaaattatgtGATAATAGTGTAAACGAGGAGAATGGCGACAACGGCGGTGGCGGCAATGGCAGCAAGTGTGCCAAGATTGGTGTGGCAGGCGCCACCGGAACCGGAAACGGTGGCAACGAGAACGAACCGAGTGTGATCAAGGCGTGCAGCAGCTCGCTGAAGATGAGCAACAGCAGCCATCACATCTACCAGCCGCAGCCAAAGTACAGTTTCCACTACAACAGCTCGCGGAGCAGTCCGGCCAGCACCACCGGACTGGACATGGAGGTGCGATCGGTCAGTCCGCCGGCGAAACTGTTCCACTGCGCCATATCGCCCAGGCGGCGACCCAGCAACAATGCCACAACAATATCACCACCATCATCcgcatctgcatctgcatctgcatcaGCCGCCTCAACAACAACGACACACAATGCTGCCAATTCCGCCGGAAATGCGGCCAACGTCACCGCCGTCGCCACCCAGAGACTGCAGCGACCGCACCGGCCGTGTTTAGATTTTGATAAGATGCAGCAGGTTAGTCTCTAA